ATGGGACCActacatcaaaattaaaacttacatcgtaactaatatatatgtagCCTAGCTACCAAAAGAAATTGTTAACCATGTTTTCGTTATGAATAAACACTGCTTTTTCCATATTCGTGATTTTTTCGgagcgcaacggagcaatggaCGCCGCCTAGTGTCGAGCAGGCGCAGTTGCTCGCATGCCATTAGAAACCTGCGTTAAACTTGTAATTCTCATTACACTATGTAAGCCGTAAAACTTGGCAATAAAACCGCttcattacataaaataattttatacagtgatttagtaaaaaaatcatttcatgTTCTACAATTTATCACAAGTGGTAACTATACATTTTCGTGCCGTGATACCTGTTCCAGTCAGTGAATTTTCGAAGATCAGGCTCTAAGGTtagtgtatattataatatccgTCCAAAATTGTTGTAGTTTTTGATATTCATAGCGCTATCGACTAcatttatatggaaaattaGTTCTCTCTCATTTCTGCATGTTGCGTTCGgtgttgtgaagccgcgaagcccggggtcagcgtaaaataaaagcgttaacattttgaagcttctaactttttgaagatttctGACGTCAACCGCCCTTGATTGAAATATTgtctaggctgtgtgtcccttagtcgcctcgtacgacatccgcgGGAAGATATAAAGGTTCTATTTTATGGCGGAGCCACACGCCACATATATGGAAATTTTGCTCTATCGTACGTAAAAggagcaatttttttaaaatataaatggcgTTGATACGATGCACGTCAATATCAAATctatggaaaacaacggaAAGGCAATGCGCTACGCCGACGCTACGGAGCAATGGCGCCGGGCCCGGATTTCGCAAACATTCGAGCTTTTAGCTGAAAACAATGGCGGGttctaattatttcataaatattaagtatataaaaaaatattaatacagaataataatatctatacaaaaataaataaactctaaTTGCATTATCCAAAATCTTTGCATTTATACAATTGACATTCTTCAATCTCCGCTGTCCGCTGTCTCGACGCGCCACAGGATCTCCGCCAATTAACAAACAATCACAACTGATGCAATTGGCATTTTTCTTAAAACCAATGCTGATAAACATTTGAGTTCTTTAGAAATACCTTTGGTGCTACGGGACAGACTACTTTCGCGGCACCACTACCACTTCTTCTTTAGTCCTAATACAGAacgtacaatttttatttccttaagtaaaatattaacacagtacacttttatgatattaatgtaattttgtttttgacaacaCTTTACGCCGAAACATTACTACTTTAGCCATTATAAATACGGAGAAAAAAGGAAATTCCGTTATGAGGGGACTCCACGATATTAGCCGCTGATAACGAGCTTATCACTCTGATAGCGATGGCGCGCCGCGCCGTGTGGGGACTGCTGTTGCTCAACATACACGGGCTTAGCGGTGAGTGTTTACATGTTAGACATTATTTTTGGCACAGCCTGTGGAGTTGTGAAGTCAAGTCATTTGTTCAGTAATTACTGGCATTTTGGAaagaccactgctgagaagaaattctttattttaacattgttGGTCCCTGTAATGCCAGAGGTGTTTaccactttttttttcttctaataacaaagtacatggtcaataAGTACTacacaaaaacatgttttgtgATCGACTGCtgataaacaaatatagaaCACGattaactaaacaaaatatgtgaGAATTGAGCTACCTCCTGGCtaaatttatgataattttttacGCGTTACCGGGTTTCTAGGCTGAAGACGGAAGAATCCTGGAGTCGTATAATGTTCGTTTGAATGTCAAAAAAACAATGATCCATCTatcataaatgtgaaagtctggcCTTTCGTGTCACGTTTTTACGGTTAAATCGCCGCgccgatttttataaaatctggaatagatatagaatTCCCTGAGGCCTAACATAAGCTGCTGTGGTCGAAGCTGCAGGAACAGTAAGCCCGTCatatattcttaaatattgataacatCTCAACAGCGTCGCATCTCGACTTCACGCGGAGCCGCTCTCGGCCCAAGCAGCCTCGCTTGACGTTCGTGGCGTTCCTGACGTCACAAGATGGTGGCGTCGTGTGCTCGGGCACTGTCATACACGAGTCCTTCGTGCTGACGGCTGCCGCGTGCTTCCACACTGACACAGGGGACATGATATCGTAAGATCTAGTTGCTATATGAGCACCTATAGGTATACTCCCAcgaattacattttatatatccCGCAAATATATACCTAAGGGCAAAAGTTTATGAGTATATGATGCTTGGATTAACTTAACACATACTTTTATACCGAAAAAACGCGATTTCCGTAGAATTTAGTCAAAGGCACTTTGTAgatactgtgcataaaaacgtaagaatattaaaaaaatatcaacgcgagtaagaaatattaaaaaaatatataccccGGAGCGCAATAGTACCTACGAAAGTAAATGTACTCaagagtacggagaaggacatttTATTCCGGGAAAAAGTatttcccgtggaaaattcactCGGGCGATTCCTCGGGTAAAAGtcagtaattaataaaacttgatatgttttgttattcCCAAGCTACCAACACAAAGTCCTTGTGGGCGACGAATACAAAGCGATCCGCCAACTCGTCCCGCACCCCTCGTACCGCCTTCAGAGAACCTTCTTCGATGTCGGACTAATTAAAGTTTCGACCGCGATCCGCTTGGGGGCGGCAGTGAGCTTGATCAAGATGGCCGCCGTCGAGCAAATGGAAGTGGGGGACATGATGAAGACTACGTGCTGGATTATGGTTggttatattgtttatttacaaacattgaacttgtgtgtggttccgccttagaatataatttttaaatacataaataaataaatcacacacattgagcaaaccccaaagtaagttcgagacttgtgttatgggatac
This Plodia interpunctella isolate USDA-ARS_2022_Savannah chromosome 27, ilPloInte3.2, whole genome shotgun sequence DNA region includes the following protein-coding sequences:
- the LOC128681513 gene encoding complement factor D-like, with the translated sequence MARRAVWGLLLLNIHGLSASHLDFTRSRSRPKQPRLTFVAFLTSQDGGVVCSGTVIHESFVLTAAACFHTDTGDMISYQHKVLVGDEYKAIRQLVPHPSYRLQRTFFDVGLIKVSTAIRLGAAVSLIKMAAVEQMEVGDMMKTTCWIMDASRSWLKQERSHIVMRSLCKNAPISALGLFGANTMVCAIVQRNKCYVNRGSPLYDGGKQYGVAVKNIEDHTTYIKVSKIRPWIINILYKNYTQDFWE